Proteins from a single region of Apostichopus japonicus isolate 1M-3 chromosome 21, ASM3797524v1, whole genome shotgun sequence:
- the LOC139963250 gene encoding fibrinogen-like protein A, whose amino-acid sequence MLGHLFLSQESPTQMIMTFSKWVVVKRLVVICATVTIVKALKSTNAGACPMAAPNKEKYSPQQATNRPKTTTPSEKTTDVDCKDSSCTNTDVTSKPLQPPTTKTDVTSTKLQPTTSQAGSTTIGEMSNCLDYFNAGYTTNGLYTIKPTNWPGPAFEVFCNMTDGGGWTVFQRRVNGSVDFYRNWTSYKGGFGQPDHEFWLGNDKLFYLTNQGNYQLRIDMVNRVGAPYYAKFDFFRISDESDNYRLSGLRNFDGTADSEGGAPGGHALSSHINAPFSTYDRDNDHAGSTHCAVLSHGAWWYKGCGNSNLNGAYHAPSDDGSSINWYSLPGGRYNIKYTEMKLRPI is encoded by the exons ATGCTTGGACATCTTTTCCTAAGTCAAGAAAGCCCAACACAGATGATAATGACGTTTTCGAAATGGGTCGTTGTAAAGCGTTTGGTGGTCATTTGTGCAACTGTTACTATAGTCAAAG CTCTGAAGTCTACAAATGCTGGTGCATGCCCTATGGCGGCACCGAACAAGGAGAAATATTCACCTCAACAAG CCACAAACCGACCGAAGACCACCACACCATCTGAAAAGACCACGGATGTTGATTGCAAAGATTCATCATGCACCAACACAGATGTTACTTCTAAACCACTGCAGCCTCCAACCACCAAAACAGATGTTACTTCTACGAAATTGCAGCCTACGACGAGTCAAGCAGGTTCTACTACTATTGGCGAGATGTCCAACTGTCTTGATTATTTCAATGCTGGTTACACTACCAATGGCTTATATACCATCAAACCAACTAACTGGCCTGGACCTGCATTTGAAGTCTTCTgtaacatgactgacggaggaggatggacg GTATTTCAACGTCGTGTTAATGGTTCTGTTGATTTCTACCGTAACTGGACCAGCTATAAGGGAGGATTTGGTCAGCCCGATCATGAGTTTTGGCTGGGTAATGATAAGCTATTTTATCTCACCAATCAAGGTAATTATCAACTCCGGATTGACATGGTGAACAGAGTTGGCGCTCCATACTACgctaaatttgatttcttccgTATCAGTGATGAAAGTGACAATTATcgactgtctggactgagaaaCTTTGATGGCACTGCGG ATAGCGAAGGCGGTGCCCCAGGTGGCCATGCGTTGTCCAGTCACATCAATGCACCCTTCAGTACCTATGACAGAGATAATGATCACGCTGGCTCAACTCACTGTGCTGTTTTAAGTCATGGTGCCTGGTGGTACAAGGGCTGCGGAAATTCAAACCTCAATGGTGCATATCATGCACCTTCTGACGATGGGTCCAGTATTAACTGGTATTCTCTGCCTGGAGGTAGATATAATATCAAGTATACTGAAATGAAGTTGCGGCCTATCTAG